TCCTAATGCACCGTATGCGCCCATTGTAAAATCTTTACTTCAGGATCTGCAGCTTAAATTTGAAACCCCTTCTTATTTTAGTACAGTAAAGTATGGTGTTGTTTTGTATAAAAACAATCCATGTGGGAATAATGTGGCAGTTTCCAGTTTAAATACAGATTACAGCAAGATCACCAAATTCATTGATGAAAAAACGAATGAAATGAACTGTGTAAGCAACAGTGGGTATCAGCCGGTAGGCGAAGCACTTTCTGCTGCCGGAAACCTGCTTTCCAATATGCCGGATGAAACGAATATCGTGATCACAGTGGGAACTTCTTCGTCTAATCAGAACGGAAATATGTATGGAGTGATCAGCTCACTTTCACAGGCCCAGGCAAGATTAATCATGTTCCAGACCAGCGCAAGATCATCTGATAATTACAATGATTTTGTATTGATGTCTGAAAACGTGGTAACCAATACGGCCAAAAATATAGCTGAGCTTAAAAAGGAGAAGATCGTTAAACAAAATGACGTTCTTACTAAGAATAATTTTAGTCTGATAGAAGGAGATGCCGGATTTTTCTCATTAGATTATCCTAAGCAGAGTATGTCTCAGGGATTTGTGATCTTCCCTAAAAAAGGAGAAATTGCAACGCCGGGATATCTTAAAAAGTCTGTAGACAGCCTTATTGCACAGGTAACTTTAGATAATCAGACGATTGATAAATCACTTAACGAATATTTCCACTCTTCTGTAGGGGCAGGAAATACCGATGTAGACGTGAAATATAAATATCTGTATCCAGGACTTACGAATCCTGTTTCCGCAGGAATTGCTGCACAGCTGATCAACTACGGAAACCCATTCCTTGTGAAAGGGCATATTCCGAAAGACCTGAAAGATTTCAAACCGGGACATGAAAAAGGAATCCTGATTTCTGAAACAGAATTTGATCAGCTGAAAAACTTCTATACTGAAGTATATCAGAAAACAGAAGCTGCCAGAGAAGATTTCAGTAGAGCAGGCGCTATCAGGGAATATATAAAATTGCTGAAAAAATATAATCCTACAATAAAGTTCCTGGACAAAGGAGATCTTTATCAGAAATCTATGGCTTACGCTGTAGGTTTGAGTACCGGATTTGACCTTTCTGAAGAAGAGTTGATGGCTAAGTTTAACTTGAGAGGCTGGAAAAAATCTAAAGATATTTCAGATCAGACGGTAAGAAACTACTTCCTGAACTATAAAAAGCTTGCAGACAGAATGCTTTCCTATAGAAAACATCCTGCTGTAAAGATTGAACAGAACGGACAGACGTTCTACTGGCTTAATGAGCACTTTATGCCAACCATGCAGGAAACAGAAGCACCGGAATATACCAAACATTAATTGGCAGTATAATAATATCAAAAGCAGAAGTTCAGTACTTCTGCTTTTTTTGTGCAGAAAATGATGAATTGATGATTTCCGGTATGAATTATTTCTGTGATCATTCAGCGCTCAGAAAATGCAGGAAATTCAGTCTTATTTCTCATTTAAGTGTAAAATATCATTGATTATCAATGTTTAATAAGTATTATGAAATCTTTTATTTATGGGGTTTCGAGTGTTGTTCTTAAATCTAATGTCGTAGAATTACTACAAAAAGTCGTAGAACTACTACAATTTTTCAGATTTATAGTAAAAAGCTTTTTTTAAACAAATGGACGTTCTATATTTGCTCACCAATCAATCACTAAATCACAAAATATTAACGATTAAAGTTTACCAATCATGGCAGCAAATTCAAGAGGAATCTTAAAATTCAACGGAGGAGAAGGTCAGAAATTATTAAAGCTGAACTACAGCGTATCTAGATCTACAGACGTTTCAGGACGTGTAGCATCAGATCCTTCCAATGCCCTTATTAAAATTACAGTAGAAGCTACTGAAAAATCAGACATCCTTGAAAGCTTACTAAACGGAAAGTATAAACCTACAACAGGAGAGGTTACTTTCAACAAATCTCACGAAGAAGGAACATTGATCACCCTGAGCTGGAACAACGGATACGTGATTCAGCACCAGGTGGAGTTTGACGCAATAGACGAAAACAGTATGTTGATCAGTTTTGTAGTGAGTGCAGAAAACATTGACTTCGGAAATTCCAAGTACGAAGGAGTATGGCCGGGTGCTTAATCTTACACTATTACACATCAACATTCATAAAAAAAGGCTGTCCCAAGAAAGACGGTCTTTTTTGCCTGTGATGGTCTGTTCTATGTTGGTTACATAAACAATAGACAAATAACCTGCCGGAAATGTATAGACCGGATGATTTTTTTTAT
This region of Chryseobacterium vaccae genomic DNA includes:
- the tssD gene encoding type VI secretion system tube protein TssD yields the protein MAANSRGILKFNGGEGQKLLKLNYSVSRSTDVSGRVASDPSNALIKITVEATEKSDILESLLNGKYKPTTGEVTFNKSHEEGTLITLSWNNGYVIQHQVEFDAIDENSMLISFVVSAENIDFGNSKYEGVWPGA
- the tssR gene encoding type VI secretion system protein TssR domain-containing protein; translation: MKNKFPLAAYYIGLSVLLASCQVKLPSKRTPEPSQYGQVDNSPVVNGYPKKAVPWIVISDRSRNTAYLDKDDEKSYKEVKFLEPLMVLKHRDGMVKVAEYVPDALMKKVSSKSIKTYGWIAESDLLLWNSSLKSEKTGYPVRVAVVPNNSDVIRSAERYYKNDSIMVFNSPSLIENAKAKIPNGQMVYVYKQAENNRRFLVGKKPSIDIDSISTNLYGWVDANVISTWGERSAMKLKNDAGYNDTTLGVHEGYPGGANTENRTAILLTDASKRTPLENIYPVSLALNEAPTPDSKTKYFTNILDYSKNYVFNVLGDKIYFDRYKEITERDKNINIVFALDISAPNAPYAPIVKSLLQDLQLKFETPSYFSTVKYGVVLYKNNPCGNNVAVSSLNTDYSKITKFIDEKTNEMNCVSNSGYQPVGEALSAAGNLLSNMPDETNIVITVGTSSSNQNGNMYGVISSLSQAQARLIMFQTSARSSDNYNDFVLMSENVVTNTAKNIAELKKEKIVKQNDVLTKNNFSLIEGDAGFFSLDYPKQSMSQGFVIFPKKGEIATPGYLKKSVDSLIAQVTLDNQTIDKSLNEYFHSSVGAGNTDVDVKYKYLYPGLTNPVSAGIAAQLINYGNPFLVKGHIPKDLKDFKPGHEKGILISETEFDQLKNFYTEVYQKTEAAREDFSRAGAIREYIKLLKKYNPTIKFLDKGDLYQKSMAYAVGLSTGFDLSEEELMAKFNLRGWKKSKDISDQTVRNYFLNYKKLADRMLSYRKHPAVKIEQNGQTFYWLNEHFMPTMQETEAPEYTKH